From Variimorphobacter saccharofermentans, one genomic window encodes:
- a CDS encoding glycoside hydrolase family 26 protein has product MSNELKAYHLHMGPAKCAVDLSDGSERGNYVNQDYILRKLGRPHRAVNIMYCYYPLDKGWPGRASVVHANPNVTFAWDYPYDDYFTYKGGLNGNRDEEPFPYMRDIRRHGQDVILTMTIDPNVTDDHLIAIAQDLTTFGPMFLRINHEATGDWFSFNRRCTYQEVADFFVRFHKIIKEYAPNVKTILCIGGIEDLEKEEMEKEKEFTEAVRHTDIWSVDKYMALHWGWPYDVAERGGTSHNRHTVQKIYELTKRSFERFSYLCGGITKPMVMSEFNADGDVTGPYDQVKMIQEFCKMLKDEPATWFSGFTFYQFRDDGRLGLEITDPNNKEVGVEQPALQAYKEIIHDDYFKPVFTVGEELSFPVKLRWGCSEDSTGLSIPLHFEKDPVFAEVNFDEELQDLNLMMEINDHWFYKAPGVKMIDLMPAFFDKKLNGPCELRLNLFAPPATGENDPSQGDDWAENYYTVIKKLPYIRLRFEPIEL; this is encoded by the coding sequence ATGAGTAATGAGTTAAAGGCATACCATCTCCATATGGGACCGGCTAAATGTGCCGTAGATCTTAGTGATGGTAGCGAGAGGGGAAATTATGTAAATCAGGACTATATTCTTCGTAAATTGGGTAGACCTCATAGGGCGGTTAATATAATGTACTGCTACTATCCTTTGGACAAAGGCTGGCCAGGCCGGGCAAGTGTTGTTCATGCGAACCCAAATGTAACCTTTGCCTGGGATTACCCCTATGATGATTATTTTACCTATAAGGGTGGGCTAAACGGTAATCGTGATGAGGAACCCTTTCCCTATATGAGAGACATTAGAAGACATGGACAGGATGTAATATTAACCATGACAATAGATCCAAACGTAACGGATGATCACTTGATTGCAATTGCTCAGGATTTAACAACCTTTGGCCCCATGTTCTTACGAATAAACCATGAAGCTACCGGCGATTGGTTTTCCTTTAACAGACGTTGTACCTATCAAGAGGTAGCGGATTTCTTTGTACGCTTTCACAAGATTATAAAGGAGTATGCTCCTAACGTGAAAACCATACTTTGTATCGGTGGTATTGAAGACCTGGAAAAGGAAGAGATGGAGAAAGAGAAGGAATTCACAGAAGCGGTTCGCCATACGGACATCTGGTCCGTAGATAAATATATGGCATTGCATTGGGGATGGCCTTACGATGTTGCAGAACGTGGCGGAACCTCCCATAATAGACATACCGTACAGAAGATATATGAGCTGACGAAACGCAGCTTTGAGCGTTTTTCTTATCTGTGTGGAGGAATTACGAAACCTATGGTAATGTCCGAATTCAATGCAGACGGAGATGTAACCGGGCCCTACGACCAGGTTAAGATGATCCAGGAGTTCTGCAAGATGCTGAAAGACGAACCGGCTACCTGGTTCTCCGGTTTTACCTTCTATCAGTTCCGTGATGACGGTCGTCTCGGTCTGGAAATAACCGATCCTAATAACAAAGAAGTTGGAGTTGAGCAACCTGCTTTACAAGCCTATAAGGAAATTATCCATGACGACTACTTTAAACCGGTCTTCACCGTGGGAGAAGAACTGTCCTTTCCAGTAAAGCTACGCTGGGGCTGCTCCGAGGATTCTACCGGTCTCTCCATACCTCTTCATTTTGAAAAAGATCCCGTCTTCGCAGAGGTGAACTTTGATGAGGAGCTGCAGGATCTGAATCTAATGATGGAAATAAATGATCACTGGTTCTATAAAGCTCCCGGTGTGAAAATGATTGATCTAATGCCTGCCTTTTTTGATAAGAAGCTGAATGGTCCCTGTGAATTGAGATTGAATCTCTTTGCCCCTCCGGCTACCGGTGAGAATGATCCGTCCCAGGGTGATGATTGGGCAGAAAACTATTATACCGTAATAAAAAAGCTACCATATATACGGTTAAGATTTGAACCTATTGAATTATAA
- the larB gene encoding nickel pincer cofactor biosynthesis protein LarB, which produces MDIHKILEQVKNNEIELKEAEELLKKMPYEDLGFAKLDHHRSLRSGFGEVVYCQGKSNEQLLRIYERLYEQDRNVLGTRASREQYELVKKYFPKVQYDSVSRILSIRSKEQEEYQLIGCIAVCTGGTSDIPVAEEAAQTAEFFGSQVLRIYDVGIAGLHRLLSKLDEIRSANCIIAVAGMEGALGGVIAGLVDKPVIAVPTSIGYGANFGGVSALLTMLNSCAEGLSVVNIDNGFGAGYLATQINRLACNK; this is translated from the coding sequence TTGGATATTCATAAAATATTGGAACAAGTGAAAAATAATGAGATAGAATTGAAGGAAGCAGAGGAACTTTTAAAGAAGATGCCCTATGAGGATTTGGGTTTTGCAAAATTGGATCATCACAGATCATTACGATCCGGTTTTGGTGAGGTCGTATATTGTCAGGGGAAATCCAATGAACAGCTGCTTCGTATTTATGAGCGTTTATATGAACAGGATAGAAATGTTCTTGGAACAAGGGCCAGCAGGGAACAATATGAGCTGGTGAAAAAGTATTTTCCTAAGGTTCAATATGATTCGGTTTCTCGAATTCTCTCTATACGCAGTAAGGAGCAAGAGGAGTATCAATTAATAGGCTGTATCGCAGTATGCACCGGAGGAACCTCCGATATTCCTGTTGCAGAGGAAGCTGCCCAAACTGCAGAATTCTTTGGAAGCCAGGTACTTCGTATCTATGATGTTGGGATTGCCGGCTTACATCGGTTATTATCAAAACTAGACGAGATACGATCAGCAAACTGTATCATAGCAGTAGCCGGTATGGAAGGCGCACTCGGTGGTGTGATAGCTGGATTGGTGGATAAGCCGGTGATTGCGGTACCAACCTCTATCGGATATGGTGCGAATTTTGGAGGAGTATCCGCATTACTTACCATGCTGAATTCCTGTGCAGAAGGACTCTCGGTCGTAAATATAGACAATGGCTTTGGAGCAGGCTATCTCGCTACCCAGATTAATCGTCTGGCGTGTAATAAATAA
- a CDS encoding energy-coupling factor ABC transporter permease: MNDMHMSDALVSVAVGGSMTAVSTGAIGYSIRKLRITDTEDKKIPMMGVMGAFIFAGQMINFTIPVVGSSGHIGGGILLAALLGPYPALITLASVLLVQCLFFADGGLLALGCNIFNMGVIPCLLVYPLIYKPILKRKISSRRITTASILAVVAGLQLGAFAVVLETVLSGISEIPFREFILFMQPIHLAIGIVEGIITSAVLIFVYHLRQDMLELDFGVTSKDSISRNKVIIIFLLASLLIGGGLSLYASTKPDGLEWSIEKVTEQTELVSKGEIHAATEKVQEATSIMPDYSFSSEEMSDSPIGTSLSGIIGGLITLIMAVSIGIVIMMYKRVRRSRTMTEG, translated from the coding sequence ATGAATGATATGCATATGTCGGATGCGTTGGTATCAGTGGCGGTTGGTGGAAGCATGACAGCAGTTTCCACAGGTGCAATAGGATATAGTATCAGGAAACTGAGAATAACAGATACAGAGGATAAGAAGATTCCTATGATGGGAGTTATGGGAGCGTTTATCTTTGCCGGACAGATGATTAATTTTACGATTCCAGTAGTAGGGTCCAGTGGACATATTGGAGGAGGAATATTGCTGGCGGCACTCTTGGGGCCTTATCCAGCGTTGATTACTTTGGCATCCGTATTATTGGTACAATGCCTTTTCTTTGCAGATGGTGGATTACTGGCTCTCGGATGTAATATTTTCAATATGGGAGTGATACCGTGTCTATTGGTATATCCGCTCATATATAAGCCGATTCTAAAGAGAAAAATAAGTTCGAGAAGGATCACCACTGCATCCATACTTGCGGTTGTAGCAGGATTACAGCTTGGTGCGTTTGCCGTGGTTCTGGAGACAGTACTCTCAGGAATCAGCGAAATTCCATTCCGTGAGTTTATTTTATTCATGCAACCCATTCATTTGGCAATTGGTATTGTGGAAGGAATAATAACTTCAGCTGTTCTTATATTTGTATATCATTTGCGTCAAGATATGTTGGAGCTGGATTTTGGAGTTACTTCGAAGGACAGTATAAGTAGAAATAAGGTTATCATCATATTTCTACTAGCATCGCTTCTAATCGGTGGCGGGTTATCCCTATATGCGTCTACTAAGCCAGACGGACTGGAATGGTCAATTGAGAAAGTAACAGAGCAGACAGAATTAGTGTCTAAAGGAGAAATCCATGCAGCAACTGAGAAGGTTCAAGAAGCCACTTCTATAATGCCGGATTACTCCTTTTCATCAGAAGAAATGTCAGATAGTCCTATAGGAACAAGCTTATCGGGAATTATCGGAGGATTGATTACATTAATCATGGCTGTAAGTATCGGGATTGTGATTATGATGTATAAAAGAGTAAGACGTTCCCGAACGATGACGGAAGGCTAA
- the cbiQ gene encoding cobalt ECF transporter T component CbiQ, which yields MSEMKKTFGQVTALEELAGLNSPFHRIQASAKIIVTVIYLVMVISWKQGEVSGLLPYILYPVIVTALAELPIRLLFRRLVVALPFTVLAGLSNLFLSREIVFSIGSIGITEGMMSFCSLLIKSLLTVMAVLLLIATTRMDDLSYALLRFHIPSIFVMQFMMMYRYLFVLMEEASVMYHAYILRAPREKGIKLKDMGPFIGQLVIRSIDRAERVYHAMKCRGFSGNITLSDNNRMSKMDWLYLLLVGGLFLFMRLINLSEWIGRMYFKILS from the coding sequence ATGTCAGAAATGAAGAAAACATTTGGTCAGGTTACGGCGTTGGAGGAATTGGCGGGATTAAATAGCCCGTTTCACCGTATACAAGCCTCTGCGAAAATAATTGTAACCGTAATCTATCTGGTTATGGTGATATCATGGAAACAGGGTGAAGTAAGCGGATTATTGCCGTATATCCTATATCCGGTCATCGTAACAGCATTGGCAGAATTGCCTATTAGATTATTATTCCGGCGTTTGGTAGTAGCGCTTCCATTTACTGTACTAGCAGGTCTTTCTAATCTGTTTCTCAGCCGGGAGATAGTGTTTTCTATTGGAAGCATTGGTATTACGGAAGGAATGATGTCCTTTTGCTCACTTCTAATAAAAAGTTTACTTACAGTAATGGCAGTACTATTATTAATAGCTACAACCCGTATGGATGATTTATCTTATGCGTTACTTCGGTTTCATATCCCCTCTATATTCGTCATGCAATTTATGATGATGTATCGATACCTTTTTGTTCTGATGGAGGAGGCCTCAGTGATGTACCATGCATATATTCTCAGAGCGCCGAGAGAAAAAGGTATCAAACTGAAGGATATGGGACCTTTTATTGGACAATTAGTTATACGAAGCATTGACAGGGCTGAACGGGTTTATCATGCCATGAAATGTCGCGGGTTTAGCGGAAATATTACGCTTTCAGATAACAACAGGATGTCGAAGATGGACTGGCTCTATCTGTTGCTTGTGGGAGGTTTGTTCCTTTTCATGCGTTTGATCAATTTAAGTGAATGGATCGGGCGGATGTATTTTAAAATATTATCCTAA
- a CDS encoding energy-coupling factor ABC transporter ATP-binding protein has product MLKIEKLSVRYSDGNQVITNLSFTAREGETVGIVGANGAGKSTLLSAIVGILLPSEGRIEVNGIPVDKRSIKQIREQVGVVFQNPDDQLFLSNVYDDIAFGLRNYGVDEKRIEEKVDRVLEQLDVARLKRGNSHKLSGGEKRIIAIATILVMEPSIILFDEPTSFLDPKTRRKLIELLKSIPVTKLIATHDLDMALELCDRVLVLKDGKIYAEGSAKQILADKDIMEEAGLELPFCLQSIPD; this is encoded by the coding sequence ATGCTGAAGATAGAAAAGCTTAGTGTCAGATATTCAGATGGCAATCAAGTAATTACGAATCTGAGTTTCACTGCCCGGGAGGGCGAGACTGTGGGTATTGTCGGAGCTAATGGCGCAGGGAAGTCAACCCTTCTTTCTGCTATTGTCGGCATACTGCTTCCCAGCGAGGGAAGAATTGAGGTAAACGGAATACCGGTGGACAAGAGAAGTATCAAACAGATACGGGAACAGGTAGGAGTCGTATTTCAAAACCCAGATGATCAGTTGTTTTTATCCAATGTATATGATGATATAGCCTTTGGACTGAGAAATTATGGGGTTGATGAGAAAAGAATAGAAGAAAAGGTTGATCGGGTATTGGAGCAATTGGACGTGGCACGACTTAAGAGAGGCAATTCCCACAAGCTTTCCGGTGGGGAAAAGCGTATCATAGCCATTGCAACCATCCTGGTGATGGAGCCCTCCATTATTCTATTTGATGAACCAACCTCCTTTCTGGATCCGAAGACACGAAGAAAATTAATAGAATTGCTAAAAAGTATTCCTGTCACAAAGCTCATAGCCACACATGATCTGGATATGGCACTGGAACTTTGCGACAGAGTATTAGTATTAAAGGATGGGAAGATATATGCAGAGGGATCGGCGAAGCAAATCCTTGCCGATAAGGATATCATGGAGGAAGCAGGGCTGGAGTTACCCTTTTGCCTGCAGTCTATCCCAGATTAA
- the larE gene encoding ATP-dependent sacrificial sulfur transferase LarE translates to MQTDIQTTATIQALETYMEQHMEEGICIAFSGGVDSSLLLKIACEIGKKTNHKILAVTFETKLHPHGDLEKARAIASTFGAIHKTIPVDEFSDPTILHNPIDRCYRCKKLLFRTLIEYAQQEGYYYLIDGTNYDDKDSYRPGMKALKELGIHSPLLELSITKAQIRTAATALGISSSDRPSAPCLATRLPYGTTLDFKILERIDRGEQYIKTFGFYNVRLRLHQDILRIEVDRCDFMKFIELQDVIVSKLKELGFSYITLDLEGFRSGSMDINIDHSL, encoded by the coding sequence ATGCAAACGGATATACAAACAACCGCTACGATTCAAGCTCTGGAGACTTATATGGAACAGCATATGGAAGAAGGCATCTGCATTGCTTTCTCCGGTGGTGTTGATAGTAGTCTGTTACTGAAAATTGCTTGTGAAATTGGCAAAAAAACTAATCATAAAATATTAGCGGTGACATTTGAGACGAAGCTGCATCCTCACGGAGATTTGGAGAAAGCCAGGGCAATTGCCTCCACTTTCGGTGCTATCCATAAAACTATTCCTGTAGATGAATTCTCCGACCCTACTATATTGCACAACCCCATTGATCGCTGTTATCGTTGTAAGAAGCTGCTCTTTCGGACTTTAATTGAATATGCACAGCAGGAGGGATATTACTATCTGATAGACGGAACGAATTATGATGATAAAGATAGTTACCGTCCCGGTATGAAAGCGTTAAAGGAACTGGGAATTCACAGTCCGCTTCTGGAGCTTTCTATTACGAAAGCACAGATACGTACCGCAGCAACTGCTCTGGGGATTTCCTCTTCGGACAGACCATCTGCTCCCTGTCTGGCAACGAGACTGCCCTATGGAACCACACTTGATTTTAAGATACTGGAACGGATTGACCGCGGGGAGCAATATATTAAGACTTTTGGTTTCTATAATGTCCGGTTACGGTTACATCAGGACATTCTTCGAATAGAGGTTGACCGGTGTGATTTTATGAAATTCATAGAGCTTCAGGATGTGATCGTATCAAAATTAAAGGAGCTTGGCTTCTCCTATATCACACTGGATTTGGAGGGCTTTCGCTCCGGTAGTATGGATATTAACATTGATCATTCCTTGTAA
- the larC gene encoding nickel pincer cofactor biosynthesis protein LarC, with amino-acid sequence MKKSKLYLECYSGISGDMTVAALLDLGADQKVLMDGLKSLNVDGYRVVISRKTRNSIEVCDFDVILEGNEHSHSHEHHLDNNENHVNNHEHTLSHHHNHDHIHEHPHDHNHDHEYNHEHEHDHDHHTHDHAHADLHVDHATLRHNHNTLHLGHHEHRNLHDINEIIEHSSITPHAKEIAKRIFRIVAEAEAKAHGKPIEEVHFHEVGAIDSIVDIVATAICLDNLNITEVIVSELYEGTGQIRCQHGILPIPVPAVVNISSAYQLPLHITSMKGELITPTGAAIVAAIRTSNTLPQSFKVMKIGLGGGKREYEVPSILRAMLIEDTSTMSTVPTDTVWVLEANIDDCSGEALSFAMELLLERGAKDVYYTPIYMKKNRPAYLMGVLCAEDKIAAMEDILFTHTTTIGIRRTEVMRSTLSRESHTVSTPYGQCTVKVCSYNGHQYLYPEFEDIKSLCIASDMDYQSMYRMVQSYAEQQLED; translated from the coding sequence ATGAAAAAAAGTAAATTATATCTGGAATGTTATTCTGGTATCAGTGGTGATATGACAGTCGCTGCGCTGTTGGATCTTGGTGCAGATCAGAAGGTTTTAATGGATGGTTTAAAAAGTCTGAATGTGGATGGATATCGTGTTGTGATAAGCAGAAAGACTAGAAATAGCATTGAAGTCTGTGATTTCGATGTAATTTTGGAAGGGAATGAACATTCTCATTCCCACGAGCATCATCTCGACAACAATGAAAATCATGTCAATAATCACGAGCACACCCTCAGCCATCATCATAATCATGATCATATTCATGAGCATCCTCATGATCACAATCATGACCACGAATACAACCACGAACATGAACACGATCATGATCATCATACCCACGATCATGCTCATGCCGATCTACATGTTGACCATGCAACGTTACGACATAATCATAATACCTTACATCTTGGTCATCATGAGCACCGTAATCTTCATGATATTAATGAAATTATCGAGCACTCTTCCATTACACCCCATGCAAAGGAAATCGCCAAGAGGATTTTCCGTATTGTTGCCGAGGCTGAAGCGAAAGCACATGGAAAACCCATTGAAGAGGTTCATTTTCATGAGGTTGGTGCCATTGATTCCATCGTTGATATTGTAGCTACTGCCATCTGCCTGGATAACCTGAATATAACCGAGGTTATTGTATCCGAGCTTTATGAAGGCACAGGGCAGATACGCTGTCAGCACGGTATCCTTCCCATCCCTGTCCCTGCTGTCGTGAACATCTCCTCCGCATATCAGTTACCACTCCATATCACATCCATGAAAGGAGAACTGATAACTCCTACTGGAGCGGCAATTGTTGCTGCGATTCGAACTAGCAATACTTTACCCCAGAGCTTCAAAGTGATGAAGATCGGGCTCGGTGGCGGGAAACGTGAATATGAAGTACCTAGTATTCTACGTGCCATGTTGATAGAAGATACCTCAACTATGTCAACCGTTCCCACGGATACTGTCTGGGTGCTGGAGGCGAATATCGATGATTGTAGCGGGGAAGCCTTATCCTTTGCCATGGAGCTCCTACTGGAACGTGGAGCGAAGGATGTATATTATACACCGATTTATATGAAGAAGAACCGACCGGCATATCTAATGGGAGTCCTCTGTGCAGAAGATAAAATAGCGGCTATGGAGGATATTCTGTTCACTCATACTACTACAATCGGAATCCGCAGAACAGAGGTTATGCGTTCCACTCTTTCCAGAGAGTCTCATACGGTATCCACTCCTTATGGTCAATGTACTGTAAAGGTATGTAGCTATAATGGACATCAATACCTATATCCGGAATTCGAAGATATAAAATCGCTTTGTATTGCATCCGATATGGATTATCAATCCATGTATCGCATGGTTCAATCCTATGCAGAGCAACAGCTTGAAGATTAA